TAAATCTAAATAGTTTACAAGTAAAGGTCTTGGTCCGATTAAACTCATTTCTCCTTTTAATATATTGATTAGTTCAGGAAGCTCATCAAGTGAAGTTGCTCTTAAAAATTTCCCGAATTTAGTCAGTCTTACTGAATCATCAAGCAAATTCCCATGAATGTCTTTTTGTTCTGTCATCGTTCTAAACTTATACATTGTAAATATTTTTCCATTAAGACCAGGACGATTTTGTTTAAATAATATAGGAGAACCAAGTTTAACTCGTACAAGAACTGCAATAAAAATTAGAATTGGTGATAGCATCAATAATGCTAGCAAACTTAAAACTATATCAAAGGGTCTCTTTATCATTTTCTCATATATTCTTTTTTTATGCATGAACGAATAAACCTCTTATTGCTTTAATTACTCTATTCTGCTGTTCTATAGACATCTTAGAATCACTTGGTAGACATAGACCCCGTGCAAACAAATCATCTGACACTCTATTTCCAATAAAGTCGTACTTCTCAAAGAATGGTTGTAAATGCATGGGTTTCCATAGTGGTCTAGATTCGATATTTTCTTTTTCGAGTGTTAGGATTAAATCAATTGGACTTATCTTTCCTTTTAAAGTAATACTTGTTAACCAACAGTTGGAATAATTCCATTCATTCAATGGCATGAACTCTATGTCTTGAATGTCTTTTAAGGATTCTTTATAGTAATGATATATTTGTCTTTTCTTCTCGATCCTTTGATCTAATACTTTTAATTGTCCGCGACCGACACCTGCAACCACATTGCTCATCCTATAATTAAAACCTAATTCAGAATGTTGATAATGTCTTGCTTGATCTCTAGCTTGTGTTGACCAAAAACGTACCTTTTGAATTCTTTCAGCATTATTTGATACAAGCATTCCACCACCAGAGGTTGTAATAATCTTGTTACCATTGAAACTAAAAATCCCAAAATCACCAAAGGTACCAGTATATTTACCTTTATATGTAGTTCCTAGTGATTCAGCAGCATCTTCTATCAATGTGACTTTATATTTTTTACACAAATCTACAATTTTATCCATATCTGCAGATAATCCGTAGAGGTGAACAACGATAACCGCTTTTGCATTAGGATATTTAATTAATGCTTCTTCAAGATATTTAGGACTCATATTCCATGTTTCATAGTCACTATCAATAAAAACCGGAATCGCATTTTCATAAATAATAGGATTAGCAGTAGCAGAGAATGTTAAGGACTGACATAAAACAATGTCACCTTGTTTAACTCCAGCCGCTTTCAGAGCCATTTGAATAGCTGCCGTGCCAGAAACCAATGCAGCAGCGTGACCAATACCTACTTTTGCAGCTATCTCATTTTCAAATGCAGTGACATTAGGTCCTAGTGGTGCGATCCAATTCGTATCAAATGCTTCTTTTACATATTGTTGTTCATAACCTTCATCACTCATATGTGGTGATGATAATAGAATTTTTTCGTTCATTATATTCATCCTCGTTGTCTAAAGACTAAAAAATTGTATAATCTTATCTTTTGAATATCCAAATTGCATAAGTTTGTTAAATATGCTCTCATTGTTTGTATAACTAGATATCAATATACCATCGTGTTCGTAATTACTTATTGAGTCCTTTGATATAATTGGGGTTGATCCAATCCTGTGTCCGATTTTATCTATGCTGTCATCTATAATAGCTTGAGCTTTGATGCTTACAACCTTGCTA
Above is a genomic segment from bacterium containing:
- a CDS encoding sugar transferase; translation: MHKKRIYEKMIKRPFDIVLSLLALLMLSPILIFIAVLVRVKLGSPILFKQNRPGLNGKIFTMYKFRTMTEQKDIHGNLLDDSVRLTKFGKFLRATSLDELPELINILKGEMSLIGPRPLLVNYLDLYNDHQKRRHEVRPGLSGYAQVNGRNAISWEDKFNLDVYYVDNVKFLFDLKIILLTIKKVIIKEGINSNSSVTNEPFIGNEHVKEI
- a CDS encoding DegT/DnrJ/EryC1/StrS family aminotransferase encodes the protein MNEKILLSSPHMSDEGYEQQYVKEAFDTNWIAPLGPNVTAFENEIAAKVGIGHAAALVSGTAAIQMALKAAGVKQGDIVLCQSLTFSATANPIIYENAIPVFIDSDYETWNMSPKYLEEALIKYPNAKAVIVVHLYGLSADMDKIVDLCKKYKVTLIEDAAESLGTTYKGKYTGTFGDFGIFSFNGNKIITTSGGGMLVSNNAERIQKVRFWSTQARDQARHYQHSELGFNYRMSNVVAGVGRGQLKVLDQRIEKKRQIYHYYKESLKDIQDIEFMPLNEWNYSNCWLTSITLKGKISPIDLILTLEKENIESRPLWKPMHLQPFFEKYDFIGNRVSDDLFARGLCLPSDSKMSIEQQNRVIKAIRGLFVHA